In Arcobacter ellisii, a genomic segment contains:
- a CDS encoding DUF3465 domain-containing protein encodes MKKFLLALFTTFCLATNLVYANPIIDKAFHNKQSDVQVQGVGKVIKVLSDDNKGSRHQRFLLKLPSNLTILVAHNIDLSPKIEDLKVGDSVEFYGEYEWNNKGGVIHWTHHDPRKKHKDGWLKHKGKIYQ; translated from the coding sequence ATGAAAAAGTTTTTATTAGCACTTTTTACAACATTTTGTTTAGCAACAAATTTAGTTTATGCAAATCCAATTATAGATAAAGCATTTCATAATAAACAAAGTGATGTTCAAGTTCAAGGGGTAGGAAAAGTTATAAAAGTTTTAAGTGATGATAACAAAGGAAGCAGACATCAAAGATTTTTGTTAAAACTTCCTTCAAACTTAACAATTTTAGTTGCCCATAATATTGATTTATCACCTAAAATAGAAGATTTAAAAGTTGGAGATAGTGTTGAATTTTATGGAGAATATGAGTGGAATAATAAAGGTGGAGTAATTCACTGGACACATCATGACCCAAGAAAAAAACACAAAGATGGTTGGTTGAAGCATAAAGGAAAGATTTATCAATAA
- a CDS encoding DUF3817 domain-containing protein: protein MLNDTFTRFRVISFVEGLSYLILVFIAMPLKYLADCPIAVKVAGMTHGILFILFFIALFMASKRYNWKFLSFQLFVYSLIPFGFLLIDKIIMKTPPKKLK, encoded by the coding sequence ATGTTAAACGATACCTTTACTAGATTTAGAGTAATTTCTTTTGTTGAAGGACTTTCTTATCTAATCTTAGTATTTATTGCAATGCCTTTAAAATATTTGGCAGATTGTCCAATTGCTGTAAAAGTTGCTGGAATGACTCACGGTATTTTATTTATATTATTTTTTATAGCTTTATTTATGGCTTCAAAAAGATACAATTGGAAGTTTTTATCTTTTCAGTTATTTGTATATTCACTTATTCCATTTGGATTTCTTTTAATTGATAAAATTATTATGAAAACTCCTCCAAAAAAGTTAAAATAG
- a CDS encoding ABC transporter permease, with translation MKRLINEIPSKTTNIFLGLLPFLLIVIVYIGSSNARLAENPNDKLLPSIEKCIESISKLAFEEDKRTGSYILYDDTVSSLKRLALGVGISAVIALVVGISIGVIPMITSTLSPLIWFFSLIPTMAILPILFIVFGLGEISKVVLIILGITPIMIRDIYQRVREIPSEQIIKVQTLGANTWQIITRVVTPQIFPRLIDSIRLTLGTAWIFLISAEAIAATEGLGYRIFLVRRYLAMDVILPYVVWITLLAFLIDFVLRQFNQKLFPWFGKE, from the coding sequence ATGAAAAGGTTAATAAATGAAATTCCATCAAAAACAACAAATATTTTTTTGGGATTATTACCTTTTCTATTAATAGTGATAGTTTATATAGGTTCTTCAAATGCTAGACTTGCTGAAAATCCAAATGATAAACTATTGCCATCAATAGAAAAATGTATTGAAAGTATTAGTAAATTGGCTTTTGAAGAGGATAAAAGAACTGGAAGTTATATCCTTTATGATGACACAGTTTCAAGTTTAAAAAGATTGGCTTTAGGTGTAGGAATTAGTGCAGTTATTGCTTTAGTTGTTGGTATTTCAATTGGAGTTATTCCTATGATTACTTCAACTTTATCGCCACTTATTTGGTTTTTTTCACTAATACCTACAATGGCAATTTTACCGATACTTTTTATAGTATTTGGTTTAGGTGAGATTTCAAAAGTAGTTTTGATTATTTTGGGAATTACACCAATTATGATAAGAGATATTTATCAAAGGGTAAGAGAGATACCAAGTGAACAAATCATAAAAGTTCAAACATTGGGAGCTAATACTTGGCAAATAATTACAAGAGTTGTAACTCCTCAAATATTTCCAAGATTGATTGATTCTATTAGATTGACTTTAGGAACTGCTTGGATATTTTTGATTTCAGCTGAAGCAATAGCTGCAACTGAAGGTTTAGGTTATAGAATATTTTTAGTACGAAGATATCTAGCTATGGATGTGATTTTACCTTACGTTGTATGGATTACACTACTAGCATTTTTAATAGATTTTGTTTTAAGACAATTTAATCAAAAACTATTTCCTTGGTTTGGAAAGGAGTGA
- a CDS encoding DUF481 domain-containing protein: MKLINKICILSLITSSSFALSFDKHLELSYVQTSGNSNTSTFSAKLEATTKIDEDSNFRAKGSVLYSENDENTSANKYDVELDYNHMLGEKVYSYIGTNYIKDQLSDYDYRLNVGPGIGYKFIDDEIQTLDIQGGLDYAFDKYNDNRKDEYIAPRTEIDYRYKFDENIEFKQMLNYLISIEDSEKYFMSSETSMGVRMTKNLSLGVSYRIDYVNKTEKENTDKKFLTSLIMDF, encoded by the coding sequence ATGAAATTGATAAATAAGATTTGTATTTTATCTTTAATTACTTCTTCATCTTTTGCTTTAAGTTTTGATAAACATTTAGAGTTATCTTATGTTCAAACAAGTGGAAATAGTAATACAAGCACTTTTTCTGCAAAACTTGAAGCAACAACTAAAATAGATGAAGATAGTAATTTTAGAGCAAAAGGTAGTGTTTTATATAGCGAAAATGATGAAAATACTTCAGCAAATAAATATGATGTTGAATTAGATTATAATCATATGTTAGGTGAAAAAGTTTATTCATATATTGGAACAAATTATATAAAAGACCAATTGTCTGATTATGATTATAGGCTAAATGTTGGACCTGGTATAGGTTATAAATTTATTGATGATGAAATACAAACATTGGATATTCAAGGTGGTTTGGATTACGCTTTTGATAAATATAATGACAATAGAAAAGATGAGTATATCGCTCCTAGAACAGAGATTGATTATAGATATAAATTTGATGAAAATATTGAATTCAAACAGATGTTAAATTATTTGATTTCTATTGAAGATAGCGAAAAATATTTTATGTCAAGTGAAACATCAATGGGTGTTAGAATGACAAAAAATTTATCTTTGGGTGTTAGTTATAGAATTGATTATGTAAATAAAACTGAAAAAGAGAATACTGATAAAAAGTTTTTAACTTCTTTGATTATGGATTTTTAA
- a CDS encoding potassium/proton antiporter translates to METIELYLLVAAFLMLLSVVASKLSNKFGIPSLFIFLGLGMLAGSDGILGIHFDDVKLAQNIGTLALIFILFGGGLDTAWKSIKPVLKDGLVLATFGVFFTAFFAAICVYYVLNFTFLESLLVGAIISSTDAAAVFAILRAKGISLKKKLSPLLELESGSNDPMAIFLTVAILQILMLPESSSVGEWIFKFFLQFLIGGVLGYIFGILLPQILNRIHLSFYGLYPVLTIGWVLLLFSSTSLLGGNGFLAVYLAGIVANTKEFVHKKNLIGFHDGLSWIMQITVFLALGLLVFPSELPEIALSGLIIAFWLMFVARPAGIFLSMMFSSFSMKEKAFISWVGLRGAVPIILATYPYLQGFEKSNLIFNIVFFIVLFSILIQGTTLPLMAKWLNVESKSKDFKPENVIASPLFYHTLKQFYIEENSKVIGLSIVELNLPADFLILLIKRENDYIKPTGSTILEENDMLLIQCNSENRYKKVLKRFNS, encoded by the coding sequence ATGGAAACAATTGAATTATATCTATTAGTTGCAGCTTTTTTAATGCTTTTAAGTGTAGTTGCAAGTAAATTATCAAATAAATTTGGAATTCCATCACTTTTTATATTTTTAGGACTTGGAATGCTTGCTGGTTCTGATGGAATTTTAGGAATTCATTTTGATGATGTAAAACTTGCCCAAAATATTGGAACTTTAGCTTTGATTTTTATTCTTTTTGGAGGTGGTTTGGATACTGCTTGGAAAAGTATAAAACCAGTTTTAAAAGATGGTTTAGTTCTGGCAACTTTTGGGGTCTTTTTTACTGCATTTTTTGCTGCTATTTGTGTCTATTATGTTTTAAATTTTACTTTTTTAGAATCTTTACTTGTAGGAGCAATTATCTCTTCAACTGATGCAGCTGCTGTTTTTGCTATATTAAGAGCAAAAGGAATCTCTTTAAAGAAAAAACTATCTCCACTTTTAGAACTTGAATCAGGAAGTAATGACCCAATGGCAATCTTTTTAACAGTTGCTATTTTACAAATTTTGATGTTACCAGAAAGTTCAAGTGTTGGTGAATGGATTTTTAAATTCTTTTTACAATTTTTAATTGGTGGAGTCTTAGGTTATATTTTTGGAATATTATTACCTCAAATATTAAATAGAATCCATTTGAGTTTTTATGGGCTTTATCCTGTTTTAACAATTGGTTGGGTTTTACTTCTATTTTCATCTACTTCTCTTTTAGGAGGAAATGGATTTTTAGCTGTTTATTTAGCAGGAATTGTTGCAAATACAAAAGAGTTTGTCCATAAAAAAAATCTAATCGGATTTCACGATGGTTTATCTTGGATTATGCAAATCACAGTCTTTTTAGCTTTAGGACTTCTTGTATTTCCATCTGAACTTCCTGAAATTGCACTTTCTGGATTGATTATTGCATTTTGGTTAATGTTTGTTGCAAGACCTGCTGGAATCTTTTTGAGTATGATGTTTAGTTCTTTTTCAATGAAAGAAAAGGCATTTATCTCTTGGGTTGGATTAAGAGGAGCTGTTCCAATTATTTTAGCAACATATCCATATTTACAAGGTTTTGAAAAATCAAATTTGATTTTTAATATTGTGTTTTTTATAGTTTTATTCTCTATTTTAATTCAAGGAACAACTCTGCCACTTATGGCAAAATGGTTAAATGTAGAATCAAAAAGTAAAGATTTTAAACCTGAAAATGTTATTGCTTCTCCTTTGTTTTATCATACATTAAAACAGTTTTATATTGAGGAGAATTCAAAAGTTATAGGTTTAAGTATTGTTGAGTTAAATTTACCAGCAGATTTTTTGATTCTTTTGATAAAAAGAGAAAATGATTATATAAAACCAACTGGTTCTACGATTTTAGAAGAGAATGATATGTTACTAATTCAATGTAACAGTGAAAATAGATATAAAAAAGTTTTAAAAAGATTTAATAGTTAA
- a CDS encoding B12-binding domain-containing radical SAM protein, whose translation MKNIILTTLNARYSHTSLALRYLYANLKELKENAKILEFVINSSNQTIAEQILEHKPKIVGIAVYIWNATDVAELVQTIKKVSPETIVVLGGPEVSYKPLRVNFDMADYIITGEGEVSFYNLCKDILNGNCKEPRVINSPKVDLENIILPYDDYTDFDIKNRHIYVEMARGCPFECEFCLSSIDTKMRYLSIEVFLEQIDKLWQRGARNFKFIDRTFNIKISYAKAILNYFLEKEEEYFLHFEVIPDNFPEELRELIKKFKAGSLQLEVGIQTLNLDVAKEIHRNLRIDKIKDNLKFLSQETHAHMHIDLIIGLPSETIESFGKNLDLLYTLSTGEIQVGILKKLSGTTLDRHDKVYGMVYSDLPPYDILKNDLISFEQMQEMKRFARFWDIVYNSGNFQKTTALLFENGKVFENFYDLSKWLYRRSESTYKISLDRMAEFLFEYMSAKFDKEKIANIILEDVMKVGGRKIPPFLKKIIPENYDFAQKDVSKANKRQELRKE comes from the coding sequence ATGAAAAATATTATACTTACAACATTAAACGCAAGGTACTCTCATACATCTTTAGCTTTGAGATATTTATATGCAAATTTAAAAGAATTAAAAGAAAATGCAAAAATTTTAGAGTTTGTTATAAACTCATCGAATCAAACAATAGCAGAACAAATATTAGAACATAAACCAAAAATTGTTGGAATTGCAGTTTACATTTGGAATGCAACTGATGTTGCTGAACTTGTTCAAACTATTAAAAAAGTATCACCTGAAACGATAGTTGTTCTTGGAGGTCCAGAGGTTAGTTATAAGCCTTTGAGAGTAAATTTTGATATGGCTGATTATATAATCACAGGTGAAGGGGAAGTTAGTTTTTATAATCTGTGTAAAGATATTTTAAATGGAAATTGTAAAGAACCAAGAGTTATAAATTCACCAAAAGTTGATTTAGAAAATATCATTTTACCTTATGATGATTATACAGATTTTGATATCAAAAATAGACATATTTATGTGGAAATGGCAAGAGGTTGTCCTTTTGAATGTGAGTTTTGTTTATCTTCAATCGATACAAAAATGAGATATTTGTCTATTGAAGTTTTTTTAGAACAAATAGACAAATTATGGCAAAGAGGTGCAAGAAATTTCAAATTTATTGATAGAACTTTTAATATCAAAATCTCTTATGCAAAAGCTATTTTAAACTATTTTCTAGAGAAAGAAGAGGAGTATTTTTTACACTTTGAAGTAATTCCAGATAATTTCCCTGAAGAATTAAGAGAATTAATCAAAAAATTTAAAGCTGGAAGTTTACAACTTGAAGTTGGTATTCAAACTCTAAATTTGGATGTAGCAAAAGAGATACATAGAAATCTAAGAATTGATAAAATCAAAGATAATTTGAAGTTTTTATCTCAAGAAACCCACGCTCATATGCATATAGACTTAATCATTGGGCTTCCTAGTGAAACTATTGAGAGTTTTGGGAAAAATCTTGACTTACTTTATACTCTTTCAACTGGAGAGATTCAAGTTGGGATTTTGAAAAAATTATCTGGAACAACGCTAGATAGACATGATAAAGTTTATGGTATGGTTTATTCTGATTTGCCACCTTATGATATTTTAAAAAATGATTTAATAAGTTTTGAACAAATGCAAGAGATGAAAAGATTTGCTAGATTTTGGGATATTGTTTATAACAGTGGAAATTTCCAAAAAACAACAGCCTTACTTTTTGAAAATGGAAAAGTTTTTGAAAACTTTTATGATTTGAGTAAGTGGTTATATAGAAGAAGTGAATCTACTTATAAAATCTCACTTGATAGAATGGCTGAGTTTTTATTTGAATATATGAGTGCAAAATTTGATAAAGAAAAGATTGCAAATATAATTTTGGAAGATGTTATGAAAGTAGGGGGAAGAAAAATTCCACCATTTTTGAAAAAAATCATTCCAGAAAACTATGATTTTGCTCAAAAAGATGTTTCAAAAGCAAATAAAAGACAAGAGTTAAGGAAAGAGTAG
- a CDS encoding cupin domain-containing protein, producing the protein MYLNNSKNFESTCIPKTVNASIAVLTPKEDKDFIVRKVTLAKDGSMPNHINEIQHQQYVLRGEAKVVVGTEEYHAKEGDFIYIPAGVAHKYEACYGSDYEFLCMITTKEDKITML; encoded by the coding sequence ATGTATCTTAATAATTCGAAAAACTTTGAATCAACTTGTATTCCAAAGACTGTAAATGCATCAATTGCAGTTTTAACACCAAAAGAGGATAAAGATTTTATAGTTAGAAAAGTAACTTTAGCAAAAGATGGTTCAATGCCAAATCATATAAATGAGATTCAACATCAACAATACGTTTTAAGAGGTGAAGCAAAAGTTGTAGTGGGAACTGAAGAGTATCATGCAAAAGAAGGAGATTTTATCTATATTCCTGCTGGTGTTGCTCATAAATATGAAGCTTGTTATGGAAGTGATTATGAGTTTTTATGTATGATTACTACAAAAGAGGATAAAATCACAATGCTTTAA
- the thiI gene encoding tRNA uracil 4-sulfurtransferase ThiI, whose product MDKSQIKTQKFIIKYFTEIMIKGTTAKRQMIAQVYNNLVSLLSKVSSDIKIKKFFDKVEVICPIEVVEQVRTKLLDTPGIEQILEAIQIDNMTTIDEIKEKVNEVMKDEIIGKTFVVRAKRTGTQEFKSMDIEKTVGGYMLAMNEGKTKGVALKNAEVTINIELEHTQLNIITQKHMGLRGFPIGTQGSVLSLMSGGFDSTVASYLTMKRGIKTHFIFFNLGGLAHEIGVKQVAYYLWNKFGSSHRVSFISVPFDDVVTEIFKSVSQPYMGVMLKRLMLKASEKIADSMGIDALVTGESVAQVSSQTLRNLALIDQCTNKLVLRPLAMMSKPDIIDIAYKIGTRRFAESMPEYCGVISKNPVTHGSYERMEKEASHFDYSILDEAVKKSVFVNVDEIDQDVNEIGQMEIVTDLKSGDYTVIDIRQTPDCIETSCQTLKIPFYDLKNQFKKLPQDKTYLFYCDKGIMSQLHAQYLRDSEGFSNIKVYRPEESK is encoded by the coding sequence ATGGATAAATCACAAATCAAAACACAAAAATTTATTATCAAATACTTCACTGAAATTATGATAAAAGGTACAACAGCAAAAAGACAGATGATAGCTCAGGTTTATAATAATCTAGTATCTTTATTATCAAAGGTTTCAAGCGATATAAAAATAAAAAAGTTTTTTGATAAGGTAGAAGTAATTTGTCCCATAGAAGTGGTTGAACAAGTGCGAACAAAACTACTTGATACTCCTGGAATTGAACAAATTTTAGAAGCTATTCAAATTGATAATATGACTACAATAGACGAAATAAAAGAAAAAGTAAATGAAGTTATGAAAGATGAAATCATCGGTAAAACTTTTGTTGTTAGAGCAAAAAGAACTGGAACTCAAGAGTTTAAATCAATGGATATTGAAAAAACTGTTGGTGGATATATGCTTGCTATGAATGAAGGAAAAACAAAAGGTGTTGCTTTAAAAAATGCAGAAGTTACAATAAATATTGAACTTGAACATACACAGTTAAATATTATCACTCAAAAACATATGGGATTAAGAGGTTTCCCTATTGGAACTCAAGGAAGTGTATTATCACTTATGTCTGGTGGATTTGATTCAACAGTTGCTTCATATTTAACAATGAAAAGAGGAATAAAAACTCACTTTATTTTCTTTAATCTAGGTGGCTTAGCTCATGAAATTGGTGTAAAACAAGTAGCTTATTATTTATGGAATAAATTTGGAAGTTCTCATAGGGTTTCATTTATTAGTGTACCTTTTGATGATGTAGTAACAGAGATTTTTAAAAGTGTAAGTCAACCTTATATGGGAGTTATGTTAAAAAGACTTATGTTAAAAGCAAGTGAAAAAATAGCTGATAGTATGGGAATAGATGCTTTAGTAACAGGAGAGAGTGTTGCACAAGTATCTAGTCAAACATTAAGAAATTTAGCATTGATTGACCAATGTACAAATAAACTTGTTTTACGACCACTTGCTATGATGAGTAAACCTGATATCATTGATATTGCTTACAAAATTGGAACAAGAAGATTTGCTGAGTCTATGCCTGAATATTGTGGAGTTATTTCAAAAAATCCAGTAACTCATGGAAGTTATGAAAGAATGGAAAAAGAGGCTAGTCATTTTGATTACTCTATTTTAGATGAAGCTGTTAAAAAATCTGTATTTGTAAATGTAGATGAAATTGACCAAGATGTAAATGAAATAGGACAAATGGAGATAGTTACTGATTTAAAGAGTGGTGATTATACGGTTATAGATATTAGACAAACTCCTGATTGTATAGAAACTTCGTGCCAGACTTTAAAAATTCCATTTTATGATTTAAAAAATCAATTTAAAAAACTTCCTCAAGATAAAACATATCTATTTTATTGTGATAAAGGAATAATGAGCCAATTACACGCACAATATTTAAGAGATAGTGAAGGGTTCTCAAATATAAAAGTTTATAGACCAGAAGAGAGTAAATAA
- a CDS encoding DUF808 family protein: MAGILGYLSVLADDIGSLAGKTMATTAKTLATSLDDIGLLFDDIATYTKLASVKSSGLLVDDLAAIANFTNETTSDILKKELEKAKSVEEFKENVEKLDEKAQKEILAELENIRNLAILEAKRKAALRELPIVYKIALGSFKNKFIIIPVVLLLSYLAPWAIAPILILGGAYLAYEGVESILEKFGHHEVADEKETIKELSSEKLEDEKVKSAIKTDFILSFEIIVISLSLMGNSDFLTKLSVLILVGILTTVFVYGIVAFIIKLDDIGFYLQEKKSALLKTIGNSFVKAMPYIIKTIGVLGTIAMLAVGGGIISHETHILHSFDETLKVIPLGGFLSEIILGAIVGYIVVLIVPIFSKLFKKSNS; encoded by the coding sequence TTGGCTGGAATATTAGGCTATTTATCAGTTTTAGCAGATGATATAGGTTCACTTGCTGGAAAAACTATGGCAACAACTGCCAAAACTTTAGCAACATCACTTGATGATATAGGATTACTGTTTGATGATATTGCAACTTACACAAAACTTGCAAGTGTAAAATCTAGTGGTCTTTTAGTTGATGACTTAGCTGCTATTGCAAATTTTACAAATGAAACAACTTCTGATATTTTGAAAAAAGAGTTAGAAAAAGCAAAGTCTGTTGAAGAGTTTAAAGAAAATGTTGAAAAACTAGACGAGAAGGCTCAAAAAGAGATTTTAGCAGAACTTGAAAATATTAGAAATTTAGCAATTCTTGAAGCAAAAAGAAAAGCAGCATTAAGAGAACTTCCTATTGTTTATAAAATTGCTCTTGGAAGTTTTAAAAATAAATTTATCATTATTCCTGTTGTTTTACTTTTAAGTTATTTAGCACCTTGGGCGATTGCTCCTATTTTGATTTTAGGGGGAGCTTATTTGGCTTATGAAGGAGTTGAAAGTATCTTAGAAAAATTTGGACACCATGAAGTTGCTGATGAAAAAGAGACTATAAAAGAACTTTCAAGTGAAAAATTAGAAGATGAAAAAGTAAAAAGTGCAATTAAAACAGATTTTATTTTATCTTTTGAAATTATTGTAATTAGTCTTAGTCTGATGGGAAATAGTGATTTTTTAACAAAACTTTCTGTTTTAATTCTTGTTGGAATTTTAACAACTGTTTTTGTATATGGAATTGTTGCATTTATTATAAAACTTGATGATATTGGATTTTATTTACAAGAGAAAAAAAGTGCTCTTTTAAAAACTATTGGGAATAGTTTTGTAAAAGCAATGCCATATATTATAAAAACTATTGGTGTTTTGGGAACAATTGCAATGCTTGCTGTTGGTGGTGGAATTATCTCTCACGAAACACATATCTTACACTCTTTTGATGAAACATTAAAAGTTATTCCACTTGGTGGATTTTTAAGTGAGATTATTTTAGGTGCAATTGTTGGATATATTGTTGTTTTAATAGTTCCAATTTTTTCAAAACTATTTAAAAAAAGTAACTCTTAA
- a CDS encoding DUF420 domain-containing protein, translating into MFFTEGFLGTKAPFYLDLATIYFAILPFLLAFSIYFAKQKMYEKHLVSQAIILGATLFIIVIFEIGVRITGGFEEYSKASNISYDFMIVFLIIHILIAIAAVGGWLFLFISAYKDYVNHNFNGKKHKKIGKAIFIALTVSSIMGIFIYLFLFVF; encoded by the coding sequence ATGTTTTTTACAGAAGGATTTTTAGGAACTAAGGCACCATTTTATTTAGATTTAGCAACTATTTATTTCGCAATACTTCCATTTTTGTTAGCTTTTAGTATCTATTTTGCAAAACAAAAGATGTATGAAAAACATCTAGTTTCTCAAGCAATAATCCTTGGTGCTACTTTATTCATCATAGTTATTTTTGAAATTGGAGTTAGAATAACAGGTGGTTTTGAAGAGTATTCAAAAGCTAGCAATATCTCTTATGATTTTATGATTGTTTTTTTAATAATTCATATTTTAATAGCAATTGCTGCTGTTGGTGGTTGGTTATTTTTATTTATCTCAGCTTATAAAGATTATGTTAACCATAATTTTAATGGAAAAAAACATAAAAAGATTGGAAAAGCTATATTTATTGCTTTGACAGTAAGTTCAATTATGGGAATTTTTATCTATCTTTTTCTATTTGTATTTTAA
- a CDS encoding putative urea ABC transporter substrate-binding protein translates to MKLSISKIFKLLSLAVLFLGLTSTSLFAGTKKDFKVAWSIYVGWMPWDVIESQKIMDKWAKKYGINVEIVQINDYIESINQYSSGEFDGCVMANTDALGIPAAGGVDSTALIIGDYSNGNDAVISKTAKSIKDLKGTNINLVELSISHYLLARALEKNGLSEKDLTVVNTSDADMVSAYATADVTSVVTWKPQVSEIQKMPKANTIFDSSKIPGEIIDLMVANTQTLKENPEFGKALVGAWYEMMTLMTSNSKESIEAKTIMAKASGTDLAGFEDQLKTTNMYYTPAEAVKFNNSDEIVKTMEFVAKFSFDHGLYGEGASDYGFVGIEFPNGKVIGDKGNIKLRFDDTFMKMAAEGKL, encoded by the coding sequence ATGAAACTTTCGATTTCAAAAATCTTTAAACTATTGTCATTGGCTGTTCTATTTTTAGGATTAACATCAACTTCGCTTTTTGCTGGAACAAAAAAAGATTTCAAAGTTGCTTGGAGTATCTATGTTGGTTGGATGCCTTGGGATGTTATAGAATCTCAAAAAATCATGGATAAATGGGCTAAAAAATATGGAATTAATGTAGAAATAGTTCAAATAAATGATTATATAGAATCAATCAATCAATATAGTTCAGGTGAATTTGATGGTTGTGTGATGGCAAATACTGATGCATTAGGAATTCCTGCTGCTGGTGGAGTTGATTCAACTGCTTTAATCATTGGAGATTATTCAAACGGAAATGATGCTGTTATTTCTAAAACTGCAAAATCAATCAAAGATTTAAAAGGAACAAATATAAATCTTGTTGAATTATCAATCTCTCACTATTTATTAGCTCGAGCTTTAGAGAAAAATGGACTAAGTGAAAAAGATTTAACTGTAGTAAATACAAGTGATGCTGATATGGTTTCTGCTTATGCAACTGCTGATGTTACAAGTGTTGTTACTTGGAAACCACAAGTGAGTGAAATTCAAAAAATGCCAAAAGCTAATACTATTTTTGATAGTTCAAAAATCCCTGGTGAGATTATAGATTTAATGGTTGCTAACACTCAAACTTTAAAAGAAAATCCAGAATTTGGAAAAGCATTAGTTGGTGCTTGGTACGAAATGATGACTTTAATGACTTCTAACTCAAAAGAATCAATTGAAGCTAAAACAATTATGGCAAAAGCTTCTGGAACTGATTTAGCTGGATTTGAAGATCAATTAAAAACTACAAATATGTATTACACACCTGCAGAAGCTGTAAAATTTAATAACAGTGATGAAATAGTAAAAACTATGGAGTTTGTTGCTAAATTCTCATTTGACCATGGTTTATATGGTGAAGGTGCAAGTGATTATGGATTTGTAGGAATTGAGTTTCCAAATGGGAAAGTTATTGGAGATAAAGGAAATATCAAACTTCGATTTGATGATACTTTCATGAAAATGGCTGCTGAGGGAAAACTTTAA